Proteins encoded within one genomic window of Pseudorasbora parva isolate DD20220531a chromosome 3, ASM2467924v1, whole genome shotgun sequence:
- the LOC137071363 gene encoding uncharacterized protein, with amino-acid sequence MELIIKLLNGDVKRLVVNGNATVGELKQLISQHFNEPPYKQKLSSENGHRISLDDDNRSLSSYGLLSGSVVMLLITNPGPFQVFVKNEKGQTKTYEVDVNETVDQLQTKIFRKDSVPKDQQRLIYGGRQLEAGMKLQDYGITPGSTIHMTLRLRGG; translated from the coding sequence ATGGAACTGATAATAAAACTGTTGAACGGAGATGTGAAGCGGCTGGTGGTGAACGGTAATGCCACGGTTGGTGAACTCAAGCAGCTAATCTCTCAGCACTTCAATGAACCTCCTTACAAACAGAAGCTTTCTAGTGAAAACGGTCACCGTATCAGCCTTGATGATGATAACAGAAGCCTCAGCAGTTACGGTTTGCTCTCAGGCTCAGTGGTGATGCTGCTCATCACGAACCCTGGACCTTTCCAAGTGTTCGTCAAGAACGAGAAGGGCCAGACCAAAACCTATGAGGTTGATGTCAATGAGACCGTAGATCAGCTCCAGACAAAGATCTTCCGCAAAGACAGTGTCCCCAAGGACCAGCAGCGACTGATATACGGCGGCAGACAACTGGAGGCTGGCATGAAGCTGCAAGACTACGGCATCACACCTGGAAGCACCATTCACATGACTCTGCGTCTCCGAGGAGGTTAA
- the LOC137071651 gene encoding LOW QUALITY PROTEIN: interferon-induced, double-stranded RNA-activated protein kinase-like (The sequence of the model RefSeq protein was modified relative to this genomic sequence to represent the inferred CDS: deleted 2 bases in 1 codon) — protein MQKALCEVRALSGFNNANIVRYYTAWVEDMTYIHEESSETISDSSSGPETKFLSIQMEMCFKDTLRLKRNSSNEHFQERRVDAAQISRQLLTAVEYIHSKCLIHRDLKPENIMFSSDGGVKVGDFGLVTAAENDNDKQLLERTKRRGTRNYMSPEQATQTSYDRKVDIYALGLIYFELIYKLVTVHEKSKIWDDIRSRVFPPQFSRKFSFEHKLIERMLSASPEDRPDATELIKELDKC, from the exons ATGCA AAAAGCTCTTTGTGAGGTTCGAGCTTTGTCTGGTTTTAATAATGCCAACATCGTCCGCTACTACACAGCTTGGGTCGAGGACATGACATACATACATGAGGAGTCATCAGAGACCATCTCAGA TTCTAGCAGTGGCCCGGAGACGAAGTTCCTCTCCATTCAAATGGAG ATGTGTTTCAAAGACACATTGCGTCTTAAGAGGAACTCATCAAATGAACATTTCCAAGAGAGGAGAGTGGACGCagcacagatcagcaggcagcTGCTGACGGCCGTGGAGTACATTCACTCTAAGTGTTTAATCCACAGAGATCTAAAG CCTGAAAACATAATGTTTAGCAGTGATGGAGGAGTAAAGGTTGGGGACTTCGGCCTCGTGACTGCAGCAGAAAATGACAATGATAAACAACTGCTGGAACGGACTAAAAGGAGAGGAACACGTAATTACATGAGCCCGGAGCAG GCGACTCAAACATCCTATGACAGAAAGGTGGATATTTACGCTCTGGGTCTCATATATTTTGAGCTCATCTACAAACTCGTCACAGTGCATGAAAAGAGCAAG ATTTGGGATGATATAAGAAGTAGGGTTTTTCCACCACAGTTCTCCAGGAAATTTAGCTTTGAA CACAAGTTGATAGAGCGAATGTTGAGTGCCAGTCCTGAAGACAGACCAGATGCCACAGAACTGATCAAAGAGCTGGATAAATGTTGA
- the gatc gene encoding glutamyl-tRNA(Gln) amidotransferase subunit C, mitochondrial, which translates to MFCKCAAHASRALRPAHPRCGVLKLPFLIATVSASRTSWSRWTLKRESSNSAWDSKVPQVPTWQPINENQLPPATRVSPDLVDKLERLALVDFGSKEGVDCLEKAIRFADQLHVINTDGVDPMDSVLEDRDLYLRADTVTEGECAEKLLQLAKNTVEEYFVAPPGNIPLPKREERSAMLKHSEF; encoded by the exons atgttttgtaaatgtgcGGCACACGCTTCAAGGGCGCTGCGGCCTGCGCATCCTCGGTGTGGAGTATTGAAGCTGCCTTTTCTAATCGCAACTGTATCGGCCAGCAGAACGTCATGGTCACGATGGACATTAAAACGGGAATCAAGTAACTCTGCCTGGGATTCCAAG GTTCCTCAGGTACCCACTTGGCAGCCCATAAATGAAAATCAACTTCCACCG GCAACAAGAGTGTCACCAGACTTGGTGGACAAGTTGGAGCGATTAGCCCTTGTTGACTTTGGCAGTAAAGAAGGGGTGGACTGTCTGGAGAAAGCGATTCGATTTGCAGATCAACTTCATGTCATCAATACTGATGGTGTAGATCCAATGGATTCAGTTCTAGAGGACAG AGACCTGTATTTGAGAGCTGACACTGTAACAGAGGGTGAATGTGCAGAGAAGTTGCTCCAGCTTGCCAAAAACACAGTAGAAGAGTACTTTGTTGCACCTCCAG GAAACATCCCACTACCAAAGAGAGAAGAGAGATCTGCGATGCTTAAACACTCAGAATTTTGA